In one window of Cupriavidus necator N-1 DNA:
- a CDS encoding nitroreductase family protein has protein sequence MLTRDQQLTLVAQAGRAPSAHNIQPARWRFAGDKVELFEDPARWLAVGDPTGRDNQIALGMAWEGMAIALSTLGLGLTQPEVSGLSYPPATQGLRPAASGLITSGASPDPLDAFVDARRAYRGKFLRATPPQIKSLGECAAAHAEFVTLASENSTAQIANWYDDAAAAGLNDPRFAEELHHWLRLSPHDPGWPRDGLSAECMALSQWEAWGASIALRPRVVRLLSALSLTRLLTSESAKVKSAARIVLIHAPPDVTSFDIGRRWYRFWLAMTARGFAGVPMSALADSPGHAAMLAESQRLPRGNRLVNIMRFGPVPVRGIPRSARLPAAELVQAS, from the coding sequence ATGCTTACGCGCGATCAGCAACTCACCCTCGTTGCGCAGGCTGGCCGCGCTCCCAGCGCGCACAATATCCAGCCCGCTCGCTGGCGCTTTGCCGGCGACAAGGTTGAACTGTTTGAAGACCCTGCTCGATGGCTAGCCGTGGGCGACCCCACCGGGCGGGACAACCAGATCGCCCTGGGCATGGCCTGGGAAGGCATGGCCATCGCGCTGTCCACGCTTGGGTTGGGGCTTACGCAGCCAGAGGTCTCCGGCCTGTCCTACCCGCCCGCTACCCAGGGCCTGCGCCCAGCCGCATCTGGCCTGATCACATCAGGTGCGAGCCCGGACCCCCTTGACGCCTTCGTGGACGCACGCCGCGCCTATCGAGGCAAGTTTCTCCGTGCGACCCCGCCGCAGATCAAGTCGTTGGGCGAATGCGCTGCGGCCCACGCGGAGTTCGTCACGCTGGCGAGCGAGAACAGCACGGCGCAAATCGCCAATTGGTATGACGACGCCGCGGCTGCGGGATTGAATGACCCACGGTTTGCCGAGGAGCTCCATCACTGGCTGCGCTTGTCACCGCACGATCCGGGCTGGCCGCGCGACGGGCTTTCGGCCGAATGCATGGCACTGTCGCAGTGGGAAGCCTGGGGTGCGTCGATTGCGCTGAGACCCCGTGTGGTCCGGCTGCTCTCGGCGCTTTCGCTGACCCGCCTGCTGACATCGGAAAGCGCAAAAGTGAAAAGCGCGGCCCGGATCGTCCTGATTCATGCCCCACCCGACGTCACGAGTTTTGACATCGGGCGCCGCTGGTACCGGTTCTGGCTGGCCATGACCGCCAGGGGCTTTGCCGGCGTGCCGATGTCGGCGCTGGCCGATTCACCTGGCCATGCCGCCATGCTTGCCGAAAGCCAGCGCTTGCCGCGCGGAAACCGGCTCGTGAACATCATGCGCTTTGGGCCGGTGCCGGTCCGGGGCATCCCGCGAAGCGCAAGACTCCCCGCCGCAGAGTTGGTGCAAGCATCCTGA
- a CDS encoding cyclase family protein: MIVDLSHVFHDGMPGVLFKRETGEAVELTAHIRPFMTHAQSGWHYEGKASFEISEVAFQTSVGTKLDAPRHRFEGAEDIAALDLSRLVLDGVVIDARHATSGQQLAWNDLQFPEHLAGRAVLVNFDWDRHWGTEIYRSHPFVSRDVIDRLCDAGISLFGVDCANVDSTQDPERPAHTRLLGRGILIVENLTGLSRLHGVPFRFFSIPLKARDAAAFPVRAFAEVREHA, encoded by the coding sequence ATGATTGTCGATCTCTCTCATGTGTTCCACGACGGGATGCCTGGCGTCCTCTTCAAGCGCGAAACCGGTGAAGCGGTCGAGTTGACCGCGCATATCCGGCCGTTCATGACGCACGCGCAATCAGGCTGGCACTACGAGGGCAAAGCCTCGTTCGAGATTTCCGAGGTGGCGTTCCAGACGTCCGTCGGCACCAAGCTGGATGCACCGCGTCACCGCTTCGAAGGCGCGGAAGACATTGCTGCCCTCGATCTCAGCCGGCTGGTGCTTGACGGCGTGGTCATCGATGCCCGCCACGCAACCTCCGGACAACAACTGGCGTGGAATGACCTGCAGTTTCCCGAGCATCTCGCAGGCCGGGCTGTGTTGGTGAATTTCGACTGGGATCGCCATTGGGGAACGGAGATCTATCGATCGCACCCGTTTGTCTCACGCGACGTGATAGACCGGCTCTGCGATGCGGGCATTTCCTTGTTCGGGGTGGATTGCGCGAACGTCGACTCCACCCAGGACCCGGAACGCCCGGCCCATACCCGGTTGCTGGGACGAGGCATCCTGATCGTCGAGAACCTCACCGGACTGTCGCGCCTGCATGGCGTGCCGTTTCGCTTCTTTTCCATCCCCCTGAAGGCGCGAGACGCGGCGGCTTTCCCCGTCCGCGCTTTCGCCGAGGTGCGCGAACACGCATAG
- a CDS encoding c-type cytochrome — protein MGSGLAAAVGLRQHGSSATISAARSGIPGAHCRTMTTMPLVRRVLAIGLLLGSLSGCDFLRGYAEGESAVMRDFRAGDRADDLGAARFVFDDFGGLSTDTLETNALPWKLATTALLLAGGPGVPVTQDALRRALREFGFIYPDAVRNWPRQQQPRFDKPLGVVSGMIGRDIPKIRLEVSNLGCASCHAGITYGKDGRPTNDVWLGLPNTSLNLDAFVAAVYQAVKRVKSDPETLLSAIHQLYPDTSKEELDTIRRFVWPRLVKRVAELEASGDEPLPFSNGAAGSTNGVAALKFQFHLLSAGTAASGSTSIPELGYRRLRSSLLYDGVYTSKGAPRFAPVAPGAADDAGRLAHIVAFFTVPTMGMPPDRAGRAIPQVEDVMRFMAGYTPPSFPGPIDRPRAARGRAVFDAHCAQCHGSYSQDTERPRLVSFPNRLVAQADIGTDPTRWQAIDPGLLQAISRSELGKHIDAANTGGYVAPILSGVWATAPYLHNGSVPTLWHLMHPQARPRRFWVGGHALDYGKLGIAGKLDANGTWAYPASYQPWSKPVLYDTATAGRDNRGHEQAFSTLAESDKDALLEFLKLL, from the coding sequence TTGGGCAGTGGCCTGGCTGCAGCAGTTGGCTTGAGACAGCACGGATCGTCGGCTACCATCAGCGCGGCGCGGTCCGGAATCCCTGGCGCGCACTGTCGGACGATGACTACGATGCCTCTTGTACGACGCGTGCTCGCGATCGGTCTGCTCTTAGGTTCGCTGTCGGGATGCGATTTCCTGCGCGGCTATGCTGAAGGCGAATCCGCGGTCATGCGGGACTTCAGGGCCGGGGATCGAGCCGACGACCTCGGCGCGGCACGCTTTGTCTTCGATGACTTCGGCGGCCTGAGCACCGATACCCTGGAAACCAATGCGCTGCCGTGGAAGCTGGCAACGACCGCGCTGCTGCTGGCCGGCGGACCCGGCGTTCCGGTCACCCAGGACGCCTTGCGCCGGGCGCTGCGCGAGTTCGGCTTCATCTATCCCGATGCGGTCCGCAACTGGCCGCGCCAGCAACAGCCCAGGTTCGACAAGCCCCTGGGCGTGGTCAGCGGAATGATCGGCCGGGATATCCCGAAGATCCGCCTGGAGGTTTCCAACCTGGGATGCGCCTCGTGCCATGCGGGCATCACCTACGGCAAGGACGGGCGTCCCACCAACGATGTCTGGCTGGGGCTGCCGAATACCTCCCTCAACCTCGACGCCTTCGTCGCCGCGGTCTATCAGGCGGTGAAGCGGGTGAAATCCGATCCGGAAACGCTCCTCTCAGCCATCCACCAGCTTTACCCCGACACCAGCAAGGAGGAACTGGATACCATCCGGAGATTCGTCTGGCCGCGGCTGGTGAAACGGGTGGCGGAACTCGAAGCCAGCGGTGACGAGCCACTGCCGTTCAGCAACGGCGCGGCTGGCAGCACCAATGGCGTCGCGGCACTCAAGTTCCAGTTTCATCTGCTCTCAGCGGGCACGGCCGCCAGTGGTTCCACCTCGATTCCGGAACTGGGTTACCGCAGGCTGCGCTCATCGCTGCTCTACGACGGCGTCTATACCAGCAAGGGCGCGCCGCGCTTTGCGCCGGTAGCGCCCGGTGCCGCCGATGATGCCGGGCGGCTGGCGCATATCGTGGCCTTTTTCACCGTGCCGACCATGGGAATGCCGCCGGATCGCGCCGGCCGCGCCATTCCGCAGGTGGAAGACGTCATGCGATTCATGGCGGGCTACACGCCGCCGTCGTTTCCGGGCCCGATTGACCGCCCCCGCGCCGCGCGCGGCCGCGCCGTCTTTGATGCCCATTGTGCCCAGTGCCACGGCAGCTACAGCCAGGACACGGAGCGCCCGCGCCTTGTCAGCTTCCCCAACCGGTTGGTGGCACAGGCGGATATCGGTACTGACCCGACGCGCTGGCAAGCGATCGATCCCGGCCTGCTGCAAGCCATCTCACGCTCCGAGCTGGGCAAGCATATCGACGCGGCAAACACCGGGGGTTATGTCGCGCCCATTCTCTCCGGCGTGTGGGCGACGGCCCCGTACCTCCATAACGGCTCCGTGCCCACGCTCTGGCATCTCATGCATCCGCAGGCGCGGCCCAGGCGCTTCTGGGTCGGCGGTCATGCACTGGACTACGGCAAGCTGGGCATCGCCGGCAAGCTCGATGCGAACGGCACCTGGGCCTATCCGGCCAGCTACCAGCCGTGGTCGAAACCCGTGCTCTACGACACGGCGACAGCGGGGCGCGACAACCGCGGCCATGAACAGGCGTTCTCGACCCTTGCCGAAAGCGACAAGGATGCGCTGCTGGAATTCCTGAAGCTGCTTTAG
- a CDS encoding class I SAM-dependent methyltransferase, with amino-acid sequence MDLQHSDKVFAGAIPEVYEALMVPMIFAPYAADMAARIAALQPRRVLELAAGTGVLTREIAGRLPADTMIVATDLNAPMLARAEQAGTSRPVQWREADAMALPFADASFDMVACQFGVMFFPDKGRAFAEARRVLVPGGTLIFNVWDRLEFNAFARDVTGALATLFPDAPPEFMARVPHGYHSQATIEQDLRLGGFQSSPVFETVAATSRASAARIPAVAFCQGTPLRADLERRGPDALGRATDHCEQAFLEAYGAGPLAGPMQAHVVMVTAPAG; translated from the coding sequence ATGGACTTGCAACACTCGGACAAAGTCTTCGCGGGCGCGATTCCCGAAGTCTATGAGGCCTTGATGGTGCCGATGATCTTTGCGCCATACGCTGCCGACATGGCTGCCCGCATCGCCGCGCTGCAGCCGCGGCGGGTGCTGGAACTGGCCGCCGGCACCGGCGTGCTGACCCGGGAAATCGCCGGGCGGCTGCCGGCCGATACCATGATCGTTGCCACCGACCTCAACGCGCCGATGCTGGCGCGGGCGGAGCAGGCCGGCACCAGCCGCCCGGTGCAGTGGCGCGAGGCCGACGCCATGGCGCTGCCGTTTGCCGATGCCAGCTTCGACATGGTCGCCTGCCAGTTTGGCGTGATGTTCTTCCCGGACAAGGGCCGAGCCTTCGCCGAAGCCCGCCGCGTGCTGGTGCCGGGCGGCACGCTGATCTTCAATGTCTGGGACCGGCTGGAATTCAACGCCTTTGCCCGCGATGTCACCGGGGCACTCGCCACGCTGTTTCCCGACGCGCCGCCCGAGTTCATGGCCCGCGTCCCGCATGGTTACCACAGCCAGGCCACCATCGAGCAGGATCTGCGCCTGGGCGGATTCCAGTCATCCCCGGTCTTTGAAACCGTCGCGGCAACCAGCCGCGCCAGCGCCGCCCGCATCCCGGCGGTGGCATTCTGCCAGGGCACGCCGTTGCGCGCCGACCTGGAGCGGCGCGGGCCGGATGCGCTCGGCCGGGCAACCGACCATTGCGAACAGGCCTTCCTGGAGGCTTACGGCGCGGGTCCGTTGGCCGGGCCGATGCAGGCGCACGTGGTGATGGTAACGGCGCCCGCCGGATAA
- a CDS encoding Na+/H+ antiporter subunit G: protein MLHPVAEFIVCALLLVGSVFMLVGAIGLFRLPDFFMRLHGPTKSTTLGVGGVVLASVAYFSFRGDASLHELLVTAFLFLTAPISAHMLAKAALQRQLPVDPRTRGSGWMPRIRD from the coding sequence ATGCTGCATCCTGTTGCGGAATTCATCGTGTGCGCGCTGCTGCTGGTGGGCAGCGTGTTCATGCTGGTCGGGGCGATCGGGCTGTTCCGGCTGCCGGACTTCTTCATGCGGCTGCATGGGCCGACCAAGTCGACCACGCTGGGCGTGGGCGGGGTGGTGCTGGCCTCGGTGGCGTACTTCAGCTTCCGGGGCGATGCCAGCCTGCACGAGCTGCTGGTGACCGCCTTCCTGTTCCTGACCGCGCCGATCAGCGCCCACATGCTGGCCAAGGCCGCGCTGCAGCGCCAGCTGCCGGTGGATCCGCGCACGCGCGGCAGCGGCTGGATGCCGCGCATCCGCGATTAG
- a CDS encoding K+/H+ antiporter subunit F produces MLAIVIPVCLVILGLAFLLTLARLLRGPSLPDRIVALDTLNINAIALIVVLGISLDSALFFEAALLIAVMGFVGTVALSKYLQRGDIIEY; encoded by the coding sequence ATGCTTGCCATCGTGATACCGGTCTGCCTGGTGATCCTGGGCCTCGCCTTCCTGCTGACCCTGGCGCGGCTGCTGCGCGGACCCAGCCTGCCGGACCGCATCGTGGCGCTGGACACGCTGAATATCAACGCCATCGCGCTGATCGTGGTGCTCGGCATCAGCCTGGATTCGGCACTGTTCTTCGAGGCCGCGCTGCTGATCGCGGTGATGGGCTTCGTCGGCACCGTGGCGCTGTCCAAGTACCTGCAGCGCGGCGACATCATCGAATATTAG
- a CDS encoding Na+/H+ antiporter subunit E yields the protein MLQRLLPHPWLSLILMIMWLLLTNSLAPGHWLLGALLGWAIGRLADRWLVLGAFRLSRPDLILRLSIHVLFDIVKANVEVAIMVLGPTARLRPAFIVVPLDVEHELATTALISIVSLSPGTLCAELSDDRRALLVHVLDLEEEAALVELIKSRYETPLKEIFQCLPS from the coding sequence ATGCTGCAGCGCCTGCTTCCCCATCCCTGGCTGAGCCTGATCCTGATGATCATGTGGCTGCTGCTGACCAACAGCCTGGCCCCCGGGCACTGGCTGCTGGGGGCACTGCTGGGCTGGGCCATCGGCCGGCTGGCCGACCGCTGGCTGGTGCTGGGCGCGTTCCGCCTGTCGCGGCCCGACCTGATCCTGCGGCTCAGCATCCATGTGCTGTTCGATATCGTGAAAGCCAACGTGGAAGTGGCCATCATGGTGCTGGGTCCCACCGCGCGCCTGCGCCCCGCCTTTATCGTGGTGCCGCTCGATGTCGAGCACGAACTCGCCACCACCGCACTGATCAGCATCGTCTCGCTCAGCCCCGGCACGCTGTGCGCAGAGCTGAGCGATGACCGCCGCGCCTTGCTCGTGCACGTGCTGGACCTTGAGGAAGAGGCCGCGCTGGTCGAGCTCATCAAGTCGCGCTATGAAACCCCGCTCAAGGAGATCTTCCAATGCTTGCCATCGTGA
- a CDS encoding monovalent cation/H+ antiporter subunit D: MNHAVLLPILIPMFAGALLTAMPAQRLRAQRIVCAVATLLLAPVAVHLLRQAATGEIAVYAMGNWSAPFGIVLQMDRTGAMMLALTVVLAVAALAAAGEGTARQGRHFHALFQFQLMGLNGAFLAGDLFNLFVFFEILLIASYALLVHGAGRARIGAGLHYVILNLVASSFFLVAVGVLYGLSGTLNMAHLGLRLAGLPAQDLPLAVAAGAMLMLVFALKAALFPLYFWLPRAYASATGPVAALFAIMTKVGIYAMLRCDALIFGGPQGLLGPFLHDWVFVLALVTLAVGALGAVAAGTLRAMTSYLVVTSVGLLAACVSMQTQAGWAAAMFYLLSTTLCTAALFLLADALEPELAREDGPPVSASRLAGLLYLVGVVAAVGLPPLSGFLGKLMVLRATPPPWVPALWPAVLVSGLLLLIAVSRTGTRLLWRLPHDAERVPDGDEYLDEDHPGAARVRVRPDARKLACCALLLAGNVALTVCARPVSDYVADAAAQLLDRAAYLRAVLPGQPG; this comes from the coding sequence ATGAACCACGCCGTGCTGCTGCCCATCCTGATCCCCATGTTTGCCGGTGCGCTGCTGACCGCGATGCCGGCCCAGCGGCTGCGCGCGCAGCGCATCGTCTGCGCCGTGGCCACGCTCTTGCTGGCGCCAGTGGCGGTGCACCTGCTGCGCCAGGCGGCTACCGGCGAGATTGCGGTCTATGCGATGGGCAACTGGTCCGCCCCGTTCGGCATCGTGCTGCAGATGGACCGCACCGGCGCGATGATGCTGGCCCTGACCGTGGTGCTGGCCGTCGCCGCGCTGGCGGCGGCGGGAGAGGGCACCGCCCGGCAGGGCCGGCATTTCCATGCGCTGTTCCAGTTCCAGCTGATGGGCCTGAACGGCGCCTTCCTGGCGGGCGACCTGTTCAACCTGTTCGTCTTCTTCGAGATCCTGCTGATCGCGTCCTATGCACTGCTGGTGCATGGGGCAGGGCGGGCGCGCATCGGCGCCGGGCTGCACTATGTGATCCTGAACCTGGTGGCGTCGTCGTTCTTCCTGGTGGCGGTCGGCGTGCTGTACGGGCTGTCGGGCACGCTGAACATGGCGCACCTCGGCCTGCGCCTGGCCGGCCTGCCGGCCCAGGACCTGCCGCTGGCGGTGGCTGCCGGCGCCATGCTGATGCTGGTCTTTGCGCTGAAGGCGGCGTTGTTCCCGCTGTATTTCTGGCTGCCGCGCGCCTACGCCAGCGCCACCGGCCCGGTTGCAGCGCTGTTTGCCATCATGACCAAGGTCGGCATCTACGCGATGCTGCGTTGCGATGCGCTGATCTTCGGCGGCCCGCAGGGGCTGCTGGGGCCATTCCTGCATGACTGGGTGTTCGTGCTGGCGCTGGTCACGCTGGCGGTCGGCGCGCTGGGCGCGGTCGCTGCCGGCACGCTGCGCGCGATGACCAGCTACCTGGTGGTGACATCGGTCGGGTTGCTGGCCGCCTGCGTATCGATGCAGACGCAAGCCGGCTGGGCCGCGGCGATGTTCTACCTGCTCAGCACCACGCTGTGTACCGCCGCGCTGTTCCTCCTGGCCGACGCGCTGGAGCCGGAGCTGGCGCGCGAGGACGGGCCCCCGGTCAGTGCCTCGCGGCTGGCCGGGCTGCTGTACCTGGTGGGCGTGGTGGCAGCGGTGGGGCTGCCGCCGCTGTCGGGCTTCCTCGGCAAGCTCATGGTCCTGCGCGCGACCCCGCCGCCGTGGGTGCCGGCGCTGTGGCCCGCGGTGCTGGTGTCGGGCCTGCTGCTGCTGATTGCCGTGTCCCGCACCGGCACGCGGCTGCTGTGGCGGCTGCCGCATGATGCGGAGCGCGTGCCGGACGGGGATGAATACCTCGACGAAGACCATCCCGGCGCGGCACGCGTGCGCGTGCGGCCCGACGCGCGCAAGCTGGCCTGCTGCGCACTGCTGCTGGCGGGCAATGTCGCGCTGACGGTATGCGCGCGGCCGGTCAGCGACTATGTGGCCGACGCGGCGGCGCAGCTGCTGGACCGCGCCGCCTATCTCCGGGCAGTGCTGCCCGGGCAGCCAGGGTAA
- a CDS encoding Na+/H+ antiporter subunit C gives MAALYAITIGILAAGGIYLLLRERVFTVVLGLTLLSYAVSLFLLGMGRLSIGRPPVIVAGASYADPLPQALVLTAIVIAFGMTAFAVVLALRSLGLTGSDHVDAAGQPEGRDPDGGNQEPRP, from the coding sequence ATGGCCGCGCTCTACGCCATCACCATCGGCATCCTGGCCGCGGGCGGCATCTACCTGCTGCTGCGCGAGCGCGTCTTCACCGTGGTGCTGGGGCTGACGCTGCTGTCGTATGCGGTCAGCCTGTTCCTGCTGGGCATGGGGCGCCTGTCGATCGGCCGGCCGCCGGTGATCGTGGCGGGCGCCAGCTACGCCGACCCTTTGCCCCAGGCGCTGGTGCTGACCGCCATCGTGATCGCGTTCGGCATGACGGCGTTCGCGGTGGTGCTGGCGCTGCGCTCGCTGGGGCTGACCGGCAGCGACCATGTCGACGCCGCCGGCCAGCCGGAGGGGCGCGATCCCGATGGCGGTAATCAGGAGCCGCGGCCATGA
- a CDS encoding monovalent cation/H+ antiporter subunit A has product MALVLLIALPLLAAALAWLIGMRTARLLAPVVIGLPLAALVLLLSLRGAVFEPPGHALGWRVAWLPQLGLDLSLRLDGLSFLFALLVLGVGLLVILYARYYLARNESAVRFFCLLLLFMAAMLGVVLAGNLLLLVVFWELTSILSFLLIGFWSWRTDARQGARMALAVTGGGGLALLAGVLLLGHICGSFELSEVLAQAGKVQHHPLYLPMLVLVLLAVFTKSAQFPFSFWLPHAMAAPTPVSAYLHSATMVKAGVFLLARLYPVLDGTNSWFYLVSMTGLATLIVGAGLALLQRDLKGLLAYSTISHLGLITLLFGLDTQLSTVAAIFHIINHAVFKASLFMAAGIIDHETGTRDLDRLHGLARYMPHTAVLAIVASLSMAGVPLFNGFLSKEMFFGETLAQGLLGDFNWVIPTAATLAGALTMAYSLRFIYGVFFGARQPDVPHYPPHEPPRFMKVPVEFLVVICLVVGLVPAYTVGDLLAAASLATLRAPLPEYSLNLWHGVNLPLLMSLVSMGGGAALFFLRRDALRRLQHAISHLSARQSFEHGMHALERFAAAVTRWLENGSLQTYVAWMLLALLAVPAYFLADLEWLGGSVPAGAIDLIGAATLALLGLCAVGVVVTHRQRLFALVLLGGCGLMVSMAFLRFSAPDLALTQISVEVVTILLLVLALFYLPRETPERAGAARRGRDLVLALGGGTLLAMAAYAVMTRPYDPVSAFYIDQSVPGGGGHNVVNVLLVDFRGFDTMGEICVLLIAGLAVQALLKGMRLDTPSAAPDGLPWTSQAHPLLLAMLARLMLPLTLLVAVYILLRGHNLPGGGFVAALITSVALLLQYVASGVRWTEARIAPDYRAIAGAGILLAGLTGLGSLAFGYPFLTTAFGHFHIPGIGEVELATAMIFDLGVFCTVTGTTLVIVSHLGVRNLPPAQAAEDA; this is encoded by the coding sequence ATGGCGCTGGTGCTGCTGATCGCGCTGCCCCTGCTGGCCGCGGCGCTGGCGTGGTTGATCGGCATGCGGACCGCGCGCTTGCTGGCGCCTGTCGTCATCGGTTTGCCGCTGGCAGCGCTGGTGCTGCTGCTGAGCCTGCGCGGCGCGGTCTTCGAACCGCCGGGACATGCGCTGGGCTGGCGCGTGGCGTGGCTGCCGCAGCTCGGGCTGGACCTGTCGCTGCGGCTGGATGGCCTGTCGTTCCTGTTTGCGCTGCTGGTGCTGGGCGTGGGCCTGCTGGTGATCCTGTACGCGCGCTACTACCTCGCGCGCAATGAATCCGCGGTGCGCTTCTTCTGCCTGCTGCTGCTGTTCATGGCGGCCATGCTGGGCGTGGTGCTGGCCGGCAACCTGCTGTTGCTGGTGGTGTTCTGGGAGCTGACCAGCATCCTCTCGTTCCTGCTGATCGGCTTCTGGTCATGGCGCACCGATGCGCGCCAGGGCGCGCGCATGGCGCTGGCGGTCACGGGCGGCGGCGGGCTGGCGCTGCTGGCTGGGGTGCTGCTGCTGGGCCATATCTGCGGCAGCTTCGAGCTGTCCGAGGTGCTCGCGCAGGCCGGCAAGGTGCAGCACCACCCGCTGTACCTGCCGATGCTGGTGCTGGTCCTGCTGGCGGTCTTCACCAAGTCAGCGCAGTTCCCGTTCAGCTTCTGGCTGCCCCATGCCATGGCAGCGCCCACGCCGGTCTCGGCTTACCTGCACTCGGCCACCATGGTCAAGGCCGGCGTGTTCCTGCTGGCGCGGCTCTATCCGGTGCTGGACGGCACCAACAGCTGGTTCTACCTGGTCAGCATGACGGGGCTGGCCACGCTGATCGTAGGCGCTGGCCTGGCGCTGCTGCAGCGGGACCTGAAAGGGCTGCTGGCTTATTCCACCATCAGCCACCTGGGCCTGATCACGCTGCTGTTCGGGCTCGATACCCAGCTCAGCACGGTGGCGGCCATCTTCCATATCATCAACCACGCGGTGTTCAAGGCGTCGCTGTTCATGGCGGCCGGCATCATCGACCATGAAACCGGCACGCGCGACCTGGACCGCCTGCACGGGCTGGCGCGCTATATGCCGCACACCGCGGTGCTGGCCATCGTGGCATCGCTGTCGATGGCGGGGGTGCCGTTGTTCAACGGCTTCCTCAGCAAGGAAATGTTCTTCGGCGAGACCCTGGCGCAGGGCCTGCTGGGCGACTTCAACTGGGTGATCCCGACCGCGGCGACGCTGGCGGGGGCGCTGACGATGGCCTATTCGCTGCGCTTTATCTACGGCGTGTTCTTCGGCGCCCGGCAGCCCGACGTGCCCCACTACCCGCCGCACGAGCCGCCGCGCTTCATGAAGGTGCCGGTGGAGTTCCTGGTGGTGATCTGCCTGGTGGTCGGTCTGGTGCCGGCCTATACGGTGGGCGACCTGCTGGCGGCGGCTTCGCTGGCCACGCTGCGCGCGCCCCTGCCGGAGTACAGCCTGAACCTGTGGCACGGGGTCAACCTGCCGCTGCTGATGAGCCTGGTGTCGATGGGCGGGGGCGCGGCGCTGTTCTTCCTGCGCCGCGACGCGCTGCGGCGCCTGCAACACGCGATCAGCCACCTGAGCGCGCGCCAGTCATTCGAGCATGGCATGCATGCGCTGGAACGCTTTGCCGCGGCCGTCACGCGCTGGCTGGAGAACGGCTCGCTGCAGACCTATGTCGCCTGGATGCTGCTGGCGCTGCTGGCCGTGCCGGCATACTTCCTGGCTGACCTGGAATGGCTCGGTGGCAGCGTGCCGGCGGGCGCCATCGACCTGATCGGTGCCGCCACGCTGGCGCTGCTCGGGCTGTGCGCGGTGGGCGTGGTGGTGACGCACCGCCAGCGGCTGTTCGCGCTGGTGCTGCTGGGCGGCTGCGGGTTGATGGTGTCGATGGCATTCCTGCGGTTCTCCGCACCGGACCTGGCGCTGACGCAGATCTCGGTGGAGGTGGTGACGATCCTGCTGCTGGTGCTGGCGCTGTTCTACCTGCCGCGCGAGACGCCGGAGCGCGCCGGGGCGGCGCGCCGCGGGCGGGATTTGGTGCTGGCGCTTGGCGGCGGCACCTTGCTGGCGATGGCGGCCTACGCCGTGATGACGCGGCCCTATGACCCGGTGTCTGCCTTCTACATCGACCAGTCCGTGCCGGGCGGCGGCGGGCACAACGTGGTCAACGTGCTGCTGGTGGATTTCCGGGGCTTCGACACCATGGGCGAGATCTGCGTGCTGCTGATCGCAGGGCTGGCGGTGCAGGCGCTGCTCAAGGGCATGCGGCTGGACACGCCGTCGGCAGCGCCCGATGGCCTGCCGTGGACCAGCCAGGCGCATCCGCTGCTGCTGGCCATGCTGGCGCGGCTGATGCTGCCGCTGACGCTGCTGGTGGCGGTCTATATCCTGCTGCGCGGGCACAACCTGCCGGGCGGCGGCTTTGTCGCGGCGCTAATCACCTCGGTGGCGCTGCTGCTGCAGTACGTTGCCAGCGGCGTGCGCTGGACCGAAGCGCGCATTGCGCCGGACTATCGCGCCATTGCCGGCGCGGGCATCCTGCTGGCGGGCCTGACCGGGCTGGGCAGCCTGGCCTTCGGCTATCCGTTCCTGACCACTGCCTTCGGGCATTTCCACATACCTGGCATCGGCGAGGTGGAGCTGGCCACGGCGATGATCTTTGACCTGGGAGTCTTCTGCACTGTGACGGGAACCACGCTGGTGATCGTATCGCACCTGGGTGTGCGCAACCTGCCGCCGGCACAGGCCGCGGAGGACGCCTGA